The segment CAATAAAGCTCTCATCATGTTCTCATTGGAATCTTGATCGAAATGTTTTTTGTTTCGTCTCAATTGGAGGTCTCGTTGAGATTTTtcgaagaaaacaaaaattatgtgTTTTCTCGTAAAATTTTAAGTCATACATCAAGATGACACTTGTTAACTTAACATCATCCTAtccaaaacaaaatgaaatgaTTTCTATCAATTTATAAGAGTACAACATAGAAAACATGCATCAGACAAATTCATGATTTCTCCGAGAATAGTCAATAAGTCGTAAAACAGTCCGAAACGACCTAAAATACGAAGGAAGTCCACTTATGGTTTAAAATGAGAATAAGTCCAGGTTCAAATGACGGTCAACTCGCTTTCATtgataaaaatgagaaaaacgGATAAACGAAAAAATTTCTAAGGATAAACATGGAAATTGAGAAGATAAGGAAGGATATAAGATGAATATATACTCAAATCTTGAGAGGATAAGGGAAGCTGGCCAACTATGAGAAACTATAACACAACCCCGAGCTCTGAGGGGAAGGATTCAAAAACTAGGAATTAAGAAATTTATGTTAACTTTAGGAGAACTTAGGACTTAGGTGGATAGACTAGCAAGTTAACACTTAGAATGGTTTTACTGCTTTGTTCTTGTGTCCTCTATTTTTGACGGATTTCCGTGCAATGTTTTGGGAAGATCTCTAAAATTTCTTCATCTTAATCAATAAAACGTTTTTGTGCAATTTCTTACAATATTTTGTTATCTTGCTCTTTTTTGCATTTGTGTGATTATGCAGGGAATCCGGATCTTCATGGAAAGTCCAGACACTCAACTTTCCTCTAGTAACTAAAATCGACACTGCAAAATTTTGGTTCCCACAGTCCATAGATTACCTCAATCGAAGTACGTATAAGGATTTAGATGGCTTCCACAAGCTTCAGCCTTGAATCGTTTCTTCGCAGCAGCCTTCTACGACCCGTACTGTGAATCTTCGTCTATCGAGCCAATCGCTCGACTCGGATCCGACAGTAACCCATCAGTCCTAGAATTTTGTATATGCTTAAAGTTAGaaacacataaataaaaaatcacttaaGTTTATATAACGCTTAAACAATCAGCTaggaaaacaaaaaatttagtcattttttctactggaattttttaaaactaatgaTTGAGATGATTGAACTGATGAATTAGATGGATAGAGTATTATACCATTTATAGTCAAAGATTCACTGTAAAAATGATGGCGATGCATTCAATGATAAATCGTGGGAGGCTATGCAAACTATTGCTAATAGCAACATTAAAGATGACCCTTTAAGTCTCCCTTCGTACTGTCTCCAGTTATCGTGGCTTGTAAGATGAACATATTGGATTTCTTTGACGGTGAGAAGTTTCATCAAGTCGGCGGATTGATCTACATGAATACTCGCATCTATTTGAGGCCCAATGTTTAGTTCAGTCTAGGTCCGTTAAAATATAAACCAGTCATCATATATGAATGCGCATCAAAAACCACACACCAAAAACAAGCTCAGATTTTCTTTTACTTAAGACATGTGGCACTTTCTATTTACAATACTTAATGATGTTACATCCCCTAGAAAGAGGGAAATGTATTTTCTGTATATTGATAGattgacaaaatatttattaatatttttataccgAAAGGTCTGAGTTTCGATTCTAACCAAAGACGAACTATGCAGAATAATGGAAAAATGTTTACTAGAGATCTTCAGCATGGTACAAAGAGTACCGCCAAAAACAGTTCTCATATGGCAGGTCagagtgatgcagtcagacATAAATTCTCATACGGCATGTCAGGGTGATGCAGTCAGACATAAATTCTCATAAGGCAGGCATAATTACTGGTTGTATcatcgtctatgtaatgtttctcttagtttgtaatagcataattgaAAAATAGACAGATTGGGTATGTacgatatttatttaaattttaaatacgtactttaaaaaaatacttgCTTTTAGgtattatatcaaaataaatataaaatttaatatttgaagtatatatttatatttcaaatatttatattgcaTATTAGTTTGGACATTTGAATCggtttcttttaatattttttggtttttttggtttttcagtACATTTGGGTTGCCCATTCAGGTTCAGATATGTTTTGTTACACCATAGAGATTCCTTCGGGTATTGTTTACATTTCGGTTCAGATAGCAGTCTGGTTTTTTTGGTTTGAGTCCGGCTTGGATTTGGGATTACGGATTGTAGTCTCTTCTCTATATGTTTGGAGAGGATATAAGTGTGATTTCATATCTCGTTCTTCTAGATGAGAATCAAACGTCCTAGGATTCAGGTAGAATCTCATCATTAAATGTCAAAAGGTACATATATGCCAAAAGATACAATTTGTAGAGAGAGCttggaaaaaaaattgtctGTTATTTTTCTCTCTAAACTATTGTCATGACTATTCGCCATCGCATGATATATCTGTGTCTTACAACCTTTCTCTTGAATCTTTTTAAAGAAAGTTacaatttatattagtttttgtgtgaatatctattatattaaaaatatatattttaaggggtttatctatttgattatttcagatTATAATTTGTATAATTACAAAGTAAAACGTGTAAAATAAATCTTTATGTGTTAATAACGTcaattaaaaaaagttaaagaacaaaattatagaactacattatatataacaacaaaatgtaaatcatatatttaaaatatgtacatatgtcgaaattatatatttataatcttatatattaaaacagaagtcacaaccttgattcatgtgtgattttttttaaaaatggataCTAATTAGAAATCAgttatcattcatttattactaaaaactagggtcggcccgccctatgGGCGGGATGtgaactataaaataatttcaacggctaatatacaaattaaaaacattaagatTTGGATACTGAAATTTTAGGCATGTATATCCGGATCCGgaccagttatatatttttaaaatatttaaacataattatatctatatatgtatactataaatatttagtttaaaatgtctattttcattttgtttaacatttaatatatacttattttaatgtgatgtgttctaatttttatttgatgtatatgttgtgagaccatactattataattattatttatattttttgtcgtgggtttttagtttgatgaaaacataattttattacaattgaCCAATTTTCCTATAcagtatagttttattttagaaatgagaatatccaaatatgttttatttgtttatttatatttgatctaacttgTATTGTCAATGTTTTTCCCTTTTATATCATCTATATCATTCACAATGTgtaattataaagatttatacatcatataagtttttttattctacTTCATCTATTCCTATTCTTAGAAGAAATAAGATTAATCTTCTATGTCATTTGATTGGATTTTGTAAGTTATTCTATAAcagtgatttatatttatattaaagtttattaatatttttaaaagcattaatCCATATAGAACTTATAGAAATTTCATTTGCGAaaacatagttaaaatataatatatatttttaaattacttttgtttgtatttataatcataCATTTGCAAGTTAAactataactataaaataaataattatattccacGAACGGATTGTGAGCCTCACAAAATTTGGAGTATTTTAAAgctggaaaagaaaaataaaaattggagtatttatatatttgataatatatccAAGGTTTGAGAATACCCATAAGCGTATGAACATTGTACAGTCAGAAAGTttgaagttgtggttgctccGGTAATGCCAATGGTCGCTGGCCTCACCTGCTCGCCGACGAATAGCTTGCTAACCCCACAAGACGCTGCATTTttcagagagatgaagagatcgCGATCTCCGGAAGATTATTGATTTTGCCGGAAACGACGCATcaaaggtttatatatataaggatcTAACAGACGAAGAGCGCAATAGGTTGATTCGTAGTGGGATGGAGAATAAAGACGATTTAAGATTAAACCACAAACACCgttacaaaatctaaaaaatctcAGCGCCAAATGAAAACAGACGAAGAACACGAAGGAGAACATCTGTTTAGGGATTCCGTAGAACAGTGTCGATGGGCCTAGTGCCGAAGAGCATTTCATTTGCGCTGGACGAAGCCCACTGCGAAGCCCATTTCGAGAGAACAAAGTTTAAGTGATACGGTGCGTATCTGATGTGTCAACTCGTGAGACTTCTAATTTATGACGTGGACGTtgatgtgtcagcaggagagattcaactctcttttatatatatagatatgtttGATAATATATCAAGCCTAAATTAACCATCAACTCCTATAAAACTGGATCTCTTAACAAACCAATACCTTATTtcttatctattatattaaaacagaagtcatgacatttttcatgtgtgatatttttaaatGGACCATCAAATCTTACAAAACTTAATCAtcatatcttttaatatatttatctttatttaatatacacataaatattgtttaagaaAATTCTAAGAAAATCTTTTCAGAATCATTTAAAGTTTTTCTTCcagaatttatttaatttaaaattaaattatcataGAATATAATTAGagtttcaaattattatttttatttatgaacgaaaattacaatattttaatgattataacaatttaaactgattaatttaaaaaaaaaacattttataaagatcttgaaaatattttgttagaaAGAAATATTCATTCCTGTTTCAAATAAAACAATCTTAtctaactaaaatattataatttctcttttttgaaatttttttttttgtaattttctaaaaataattgttgTTTTAACGGTATCTCAAAATATTTCTTCTCTCTGTTATGTAGATCCAACTTAATTCAAATTCCATATAcatttcaaatttagaaataaaacgAAATTATGTAAAACGGTACAGTTATCTAATATTctcaaaaatagtttttacaatatttataaaatttattgtaataaaaatataaaccacaAAATATAGATGTTTAgatttatataatacatataaattacattaatttagtgatattttgttatataaactaaaatgttatagcatataaaaataaaaacccgcacggttgtgcgggtcaagatctagttttatatattaaaatagaagtcagatttatttcatgtgtgatattttaaaaaacaaattaaaaattttgttttgttattaaacGCCAATTCAATAGGacaaatatattctaaaagcaatatatagatgatgatttgaaataattaattaatttacagtatggaaaatataaaattattgtattgaaaagatatatacatttaaataaataaacaaccttaaaaatatatactaattatataaaataaatacctgcacggttgtgcgggtccaGATCTAGTTAGTTGTCTTAAAGCAAAGGTTACAACTTTCGTAGATGGTCCAAGCCTTCAATCTAGACCACTTTATCACTTTGATAAGAGATGATTACCAATCAAACATATAATAGCATAAGAAACCAGTACAAATTTGAtaatatcaatttatataatgGATGAAAATATATCTGCTGCTGATTCTTAAATTTGGGATAACAAAAATCTTTTCCTATTTATCCTTATTATTGCATgctttaaatgattataaaacatatattagagcatctccaaaaaagaaactatatttttgaattttgcaaaacttcatatttgaagtttaaagttAGTTTTCTCCAAAAGCAAAACTTCAAACTtaacttcaaaaatatttatattttatattacctTACTAGGGATGTgcccgcgctacgcgcggattgTCTGTTTATTTCTGCAAATTACATTTCAAAATATGTactttatcatatatttttttagattgcaatgttatattaaattatgGTTGAAAAGAATGAGCATTTGTTAAAAGTGAAATATAGATTTCTGATATTATTTGTTgaaattgcttttttttttcttttcaaaaaacaGAGAACATGACACAAAGGGAGACACTAAGAAAAGATGAGAAACCTTTGGATTAAGTAAAAACATaaagtaaagaaacaaaaagtttaaacaTTTAAACCGGGCTAATCCGTCAGCGCAGTCGTTCAATAGGTGGAAGATATGATTCTATAGCACTTTTGAGCACATTATAGCTTCTTTGACATCAAGAAAGCTAATCTAAACGAACTTCAAGGCTCCTCAGCGGTAGACtttttaaatcaaagcaatGCAGATCGGGTAATACACTTTGGCATGTGATGTAGTAAATCATGGTTAGCTAGATAGCAACGTAATTCATGCATAAGGtcagttttgttttcttttctctaGAAAGCAACCACATTGTATTTAAAACACAAAAGTTggtaatataaaaaaacagaaCGAAAAACCACATCGTCTTAAAAACAGAACTGAAAAGAGATTACAACAAAAACGAAAACACTGAAGCAAGACTTTAGAAAAAACAGAAGATGTGGTTACCAAAGGTGCAGTGGCGGCCTCATTCCACATGTGGCCTCTTCTGTGCAGTCTCATTGACACCAACTTCGTCTGGCCGGTGCTGGACGTTTACCAGTCGAAACATCGGAGGCAGATAGCCCATCTACTGCAGTGCGAGGTTCACCGACGTCAACAATTGTTCCTGTTGCCACAGCTCCAGGTAGCGCAACTTCAGGGACATTTATACCATCCTATTAACAATGAAACAAACACAGGAATTAGTTATTGTAATCAGAGAAAAAGGCAATATATTTGACAATGGATAAGGAACAAACAGCTATGGCAAAGGCTGGCATGGGCGTAAGGGCTCGCTGTGGAAATATACGGGAAATGGTGAAGGTCTGATGTTTGAAGGAAAGTTGAAATCGTTCAACTTGAGCTGGAAATCGTTCAATATCAGCGAGACACCCAGGTAGATCCGTGTCAACCCGAGCATCAACACCTATCCCCTAAAGATCAAGCAACATAGTTTAATGAGCATTGCTACAGAAAGCAACTGCACGACTTATTAGCTAGGGTTTAGTTCAACGACATACCACAATTTGTGCAGCTTCAGAAGCATGAATGCTAGTAAGCTTGGCCATCTCCACATCAAAAGGCAAGATAGATGTTGTATCAGTGCTGTCACTCGCAGACAACTTGACTCGGTACCTATTTCACTCAACATTAGGGAccacaattatattttttaattgccaaaaaaaaactttaattcTCACCTAAGTGCAGCAACGGCATTGGTCACATTACACACAACACATGTGAAGGAAGATATCTCTTGGACTTTCTTGGAACACATGGAACAGCCAATATAACACCAATCATCATCTTGCTCGATAGCAGTAACCTTAGCAGTGCAGAGGAACTCAATTATTTGTCATGTGTTAAAGATACACCAATCGTAAGATAATCTTCAATTCGCTAGGATATAAAACAAAGTGTGAGGATATGTGCTTTAGTCAATATTGTTTAGTTGGACCAAAGCTAGATGAAGCCCAAACTTTCTTACGATCACAAAGACGGTTTCTGTGTCGGTGAACTCTGTTACAAAAGGAAAATTAGAGTTAATGAGTAATGGTAATTACTTgtacaaaaaggaaaagagaagtACGTCTTATGGATATAAAAGAAAGACGTCTACCTTCCTAAGAGCTGATCCGAAAAACCCTAAACACAGGGACAAAGAGAAGTtaagagagagatcaagagTAGAAGAAACTAAGAGACATTGTTCGAGTCATGTCTCTAAAGGatagagtttctttgatcttcttATTCTTTGTTAATGTCATGTTTATACGAGAAGAGCGCTTAGAGCGTTTGTGTAAACcctttgattgatagtggaTGTTGTGGGAGACGGTTCCCACCCCAGAGGTACCGCAAGGGAACTGGGTTAAAAATCTTGTGTCGTTTAGTTAAGCAATCAAACGATCAATAATtcct is part of the Raphanus sativus cultivar WK10039 chromosome 5, ASM80110v3, whole genome shotgun sequence genome and harbors:
- the LOC108816320 gene encoding uncharacterized protein LOC108816320, whose amino-acid sequence is MCSKKVQEISSFTCVVCNVTNAVAALRYRVKLSASDSTDTTSILPFDVEMAKLTSIHASEAAQIVGIGVDARVDTDLPGCLADIERFPAQVERFQLSFKHQTFTISRIFPQRALTPMPAFAIADGINVPEVALPGAVATGTIVDVGEPRTAVDGLSASDVSTGKRPAPARRSWCQ